From one Microlunatus sp. Gsoil 973 genomic stretch:
- a CDS encoding EamA family transporter, which produces MPLGILFALVAAVGNAVYWASAASQTHGLPPVTLAGFGLGIGGVLLAIAAAIRVLPFRIRDGPAAMAGRGWPMPIMIAALIVIATVVPYVLGIAGARRLGATVASFAGYSEPIFAIIWMGLLLALLPTALQFVGAAAIVGGVVLVRLGELRRERLLRQDPDTQGALV; this is translated from the coding sequence ATCCCCCTGGGCATTCTGTTCGCTCTGGTGGCAGCCGTCGGGAACGCCGTCTACTGGGCGTCGGCGGCGTCACAGACCCACGGGCTTCCTCCGGTCACGCTGGCCGGGTTCGGGCTCGGGATCGGCGGTGTCTTGTTGGCGATCGCGGCAGCGATCAGGGTGCTGCCGTTCCGGATCCGCGACGGCCCGGCGGCGATGGCCGGCCGCGGATGGCCGATGCCGATCATGATCGCCGCCCTGATCGTCATCGCGACGGTCGTTCCGTACGTCCTCGGCATCGCCGGTGCCCGACGACTGGGTGCGACGGTGGCCAGCTTCGCCGGCTACAGCGAACCGATCTTCGCCATCATCTGGATGGGTCTGCTGTTGGCGCTACTGCCGACTGCGCTGCAGTTCGTGGGTGCGGCAGCGATCGTCGGCGGTGTGGTGCTGGTCAGACTGGGTGAGCTGCGCCGTGAACGGCTACTTCGTCAGGACCCTGACACACAGGGCGCGCTGGTCTGA
- a CDS encoding VOC family protein → MISGVSLVGVWVNDIDASLRFYADKLGFTVTSDITLGDGYRWATVAHPDHPELEVNLQVPGPPLDPESATYIRRSLDKGVLHGVGLATTDCQETFRELSARGVEFVQEPSDRPYGVEAVARDNSGNFLVIVERHEYTGEDFAHAEVGGRYDA, encoded by the coding sequence ATGATCTCCGGAGTTTCCCTGGTCGGTGTCTGGGTCAACGACATCGACGCGTCCCTGCGCTTCTACGCCGACAAGCTCGGCTTCACGGTGACCAGCGACATCACGCTGGGCGACGGCTACCGCTGGGCCACCGTCGCACATCCCGACCATCCCGAACTCGAGGTGAATCTGCAGGTCCCGGGTCCGCCGCTGGATCCGGAATCGGCGACCTACATCAGGAGATCCCTGGACAAGGGAGTGCTGCACGGGGTCGGGCTGGCCACCACCGACTGCCAGGAGACGTTCCGGGAACTCAGCGCCAGAGGTGTCGAGTTCGTTCAGGAGCCGTCGGACCGACCGTACGGCGTGGAAGCGGTCGCCCGCGACAACTCGGGCAACTTCCTGGTGATCGTCGAGCGCCACGAGTACACCGGCGAGGACTTCGCCCATGCCGAGGTCGGCGGCCGGTACGACGCCTGA
- a CDS encoding aminoglycoside phosphotransferase family protein translates to MAEHDRGSAPVRLLGLSHPRPLAGGVASPSVVRADWSGRDVVVKRTSPAELAVLRLFADLDEPMLPRLLASGVDGGGPWIVIPFHDGRAVDLMGEPPAEVHHRMGRLHARFHGRTDRLADALEVIDPAFVRRGLAEFGTEQLRRARDVIGESLYARGCRLLAALADDEAFCAAADGFDRTLLHGDLYGLNVLQPSGREPLPLIIDWGAARIGPAMFDVAMTTGYDSAGRRAHDRGWAEISGAEPDPEENELAHAWSTALISAMFAGTVAARSSAADGEQLIIAAEDSVQRFRRLHAVRQTSAPCVSGS, encoded by the coding sequence GTGGCTGAGCACGATCGCGGTTCCGCACCAGTACGGCTCCTTGGGCTGAGCCATCCGCGCCCGCTGGCCGGGGGCGTGGCGAGCCCGAGCGTCGTGCGCGCCGACTGGTCGGGCCGGGACGTCGTCGTCAAGCGGACATCACCGGCGGAGCTGGCGGTGCTGCGGTTGTTCGCTGACCTTGATGAGCCGATGCTGCCGCGGCTGCTGGCATCCGGGGTCGACGGCGGCGGGCCGTGGATCGTGATCCCGTTCCACGACGGTCGGGCGGTGGATCTGATGGGTGAGCCTCCGGCCGAGGTACACCACCGCATGGGTCGGTTGCACGCCCGGTTCCACGGCCGCACCGACCGGCTCGCCGATGCCCTCGAGGTCATCGATCCGGCCTTCGTACGCCGGGGTCTCGCCGAGTTCGGCACCGAGCAACTGCGCCGGGCACGCGACGTGATCGGTGAGTCCCTGTACGCCCGAGGCTGCCGGCTGCTCGCCGCGCTGGCCGACGACGAGGCCTTCTGTGCCGCCGCGGACGGCTTCGACAGAACCCTGCTGCACGGCGATCTGTACGGCCTCAACGTGCTGCAGCCGTCCGGCCGGGAGCCGTTGCCGCTGATCATCGACTGGGGCGCCGCCCGGATCGGTCCGGCGATGTTCGATGTCGCGATGACCACCGGCTACGACAGTGCGGGACGGCGGGCGCACGACCGCGGCTGGGCCGAGATCAGCGGTGCGGAACCCGATCCGGAGGAGAACGAACTCGCCCACGCCTGGTCGACTGCCTTGATCAGCGCGATGTTCGCCGGCACCGTGGCGGCCCGGTCCTCGGCCGCCGACGGCGAACAGTTGATCATCGCCGCGGAGGATTCCGTGCAGAGGTTCCGCCGGCTGCACGCCGTCCGTCAGACCAGCGCGCCCTGTGTGTCAGGGTCCTGA
- the rpsA gene encoding 30S ribosomal protein S1 — protein sequence MTSSLEAAPQVAVDDFESPEAFLEAVDKTIKYFNDGDIVTGTVVKVDRDEVLLDIGYKTEGVIPSKELSIKHDVDPHQVVSVGDEVEALVQQKEDKEGRLILSKKRAQYERAWGTIEKIKEEDGVVTGQVIEVVKGGLIIDIGLRGFLPASLVEMRRVRDLQPYVGQELEAKIIELDKNRNNVVLSRRAWLEQTQSEVRQNFLTQLQKGQIRKGVVSSIVNFGAFVDLGGVDGLVHVSELSWKHIDHPSEVVEVGQEVTVEVLSVEMDRERVSLSLKATQEDPWQAFARTHQIGQIVPGKVTKLVPFGSFVRVEEGIEGLVHVSELAERHVEIPEQVVQVSDEVMVKIIDIDLERRRISLSLKQANESVDIHAEEFDPTLYGMAASYDDQGNYLYPEGFDPETGEWLEGYDEQRHAWEQQYAEAQARWEQHKKQVAEAEAADGAAAEAPASYSSASNSRPAAVTPQVPEGSLASDEALQALREKLTGGSAN from the coding sequence ATGACGTCCTCCCTTGAGGCAGCCCCACAGGTCGCCGTCGACGACTTCGAGTCGCCGGAAGCTTTTCTCGAAGCGGTCGACAAGACCATCAAGTACTTCAACGACGGTGACATCGTCACCGGAACCGTTGTCAAAGTCGACCGGGACGAGGTCCTGCTCGACATCGGTTACAAGACCGAAGGCGTGATCCCTTCCAAGGAACTCTCCATCAAGCACGACGTCGATCCCCACCAGGTGGTCAGCGTCGGTGATGAGGTCGAGGCCCTGGTCCAGCAGAAAGAGGACAAGGAAGGCCGCCTGATCCTCTCCAAGAAGCGGGCTCAGTACGAGCGCGCCTGGGGCACCATCGAGAAGATCAAGGAAGAGGACGGTGTCGTCACCGGCCAGGTGATCGAGGTCGTCAAGGGCGGCCTGATCATCGACATCGGGCTGCGCGGCTTCCTGCCGGCCTCCCTGGTGGAGATGCGCCGGGTCCGCGACCTGCAGCCGTACGTCGGCCAGGAGCTGGAGGCCAAGATCATCGAGCTGGACAAGAACCGCAACAACGTGGTGCTGTCCCGCCGTGCCTGGCTCGAGCAGACCCAGTCCGAGGTTCGCCAGAACTTCCTCACCCAACTGCAGAAGGGCCAGATCCGCAAGGGTGTCGTGTCCTCCATCGTCAACTTCGGCGCCTTCGTCGATCTCGGCGGTGTGGACGGCCTGGTGCACGTTTCGGAGCTTTCCTGGAAGCACATCGACCACCCGTCGGAGGTTGTCGAGGTCGGCCAGGAGGTCACCGTCGAGGTGCTTTCGGTCGAGATGGACCGCGAGCGGGTCTCGCTGTCGCTGAAGGCGACCCAGGAGGATCCGTGGCAGGCATTCGCCCGGACCCACCAGATCGGTCAGATCGTGCCGGGCAAGGTCACCAAGCTGGTGCCCTTCGGTTCGTTCGTCCGCGTCGAGGAGGGCATCGAGGGTCTGGTGCACGTCTCCGAGCTGGCCGAGCGCCATGTGGAGATCCCGGAGCAGGTCGTCCAGGTCAGCGACGAGGTGATGGTCAAGATCATCGACATCGACCTGGAGCGCCGTCGGATCTCGCTGTCGCTGAAGCAGGCCAACGAGAGCGTCGACATCCACGCCGAGGAGTTCGATCCGACCCTCTACGGCATGGCCGCCAGCTACGACGACCAGGGCAACTACCTCTACCCGGAGGGCTTCGACCCGGAGACCGGCGAGTGGCTCGAAGGTTACGACGAGCAGCGGCACGCCTGGGAGCAGCAGTACGCCGAGGCACAGGCCCGCTGGGAGCAGCACAAGAAGCAGGTCGCCGAGGCGGAGGCCGCCGACGGCGCCGCCGCGGAGGCTCCGGCTTCCTACTCCTCGGCAAGCAACTCCCGGCCGGCTGCGGTGACGCCGCAGGTTCCCGAGGGTTCGCTGGCTTCGGACGAGGCGCTGCAGGCGCTCCGCGAGAAGCTCACCGGAGGCTCGGCCAACTGA
- a CDS encoding sensor histidine kinase codes for MDQARHGWAAIVQRLNSSGITSGVLLRLLMAIAASWYSVALGVFARSPAETVLVAVGLAGLFALVFAAWTDDAPRWSYPLAALLCVLGALIAASTNFTGWFIFGIGCVVVVGRPQAPYLLTALGWGVGAVTLVALQVRQEPDIETLIWNSIGVVGVLLLGITRRQAALRRQQQGELVERSRQLQQRSLELIEQTERTRAETARAAALEERTRIARDLHDLLAHALGGLIVQLDAAEAVLGAGGDRDQVTARLRSSRQLAVEGLRDARAAVRELHSAGQPEVANVADAVAAVINGPVGMQLGLSLDVVGEPYPIPYPIAQAFAAVAREATTNINKHAPGGRTAASLIFEDRSVRLEVINEITDQHDAMAELAQSGGGFGLDGLQRRMTEVGCAFRAGAEGGRWVVSAAWQRADNEEERA; via the coding sequence GTGGACCAGGCCCGACACGGGTGGGCGGCGATCGTCCAGCGGCTGAACAGTAGCGGCATCACCAGCGGTGTGTTGCTACGGCTGCTGATGGCGATCGCCGCCTCCTGGTATTCCGTGGCACTCGGGGTCTTCGCCCGTTCCCCGGCGGAGACGGTCCTCGTGGCGGTCGGATTGGCGGGTCTGTTCGCGCTGGTGTTCGCGGCATGGACCGACGACGCTCCGCGCTGGTCCTATCCGTTGGCAGCGCTGCTCTGCGTGCTCGGTGCGCTGATCGCCGCGTCGACCAACTTCACCGGCTGGTTCATCTTCGGCATCGGTTGTGTCGTTGTCGTCGGCCGGCCCCAGGCCCCGTATCTGCTGACCGCATTGGGCTGGGGCGTCGGTGCTGTCACCCTGGTCGCGCTGCAGGTGCGTCAGGAGCCTGACATCGAGACGCTGATCTGGAACTCGATCGGAGTTGTCGGGGTGCTTCTGCTCGGCATCACCCGGCGGCAGGCGGCGCTCCGCAGACAGCAGCAAGGCGAACTGGTGGAACGCAGCAGACAACTCCAGCAACGCAGTCTCGAGCTGATCGAGCAGACCGAGCGGACCCGCGCCGAGACGGCACGGGCCGCCGCCCTCGAGGAGCGCACCCGCATCGCCCGGGACCTGCACGACCTGCTGGCCCACGCACTGGGTGGGTTGATCGTCCAGCTGGATGCTGCGGAAGCGGTGCTGGGCGCGGGCGGTGACCGGGATCAGGTGACGGCCCGGCTGCGATCCTCGCGGCAGCTCGCGGTGGAGGGGCTGCGGGACGCCAGAGCGGCAGTCCGGGAACTCCACTCGGCCGGGCAGCCGGAGGTTGCCAACGTGGCCGACGCGGTGGCGGCGGTGATCAACGGCCCGGTGGGGATGCAACTGGGGCTGTCGTTGGATGTCGTGGGGGAGCCGTACCCGATCCCGTACCCGATCGCCCAGGCATTCGCCGCCGTGGCGCGCGAGGCGACCACCAACATCAACAAGCATGCGCCGGGTGGCCGCACCGCCGCCTCATTGATCTTCGAGGACCGGTCGGTACGCCTTGAGGTGATCAACGAAATCACCGACCAGCACGACGCGATGGCGGAACTCGCGCAGAGCGGCGGCGGGTTCGGGCTGGACGGCCTGCAGCGGCGGATGACTGAGGTCGGCTGCGCATTCCGGGCCGGTGCCGAGGGTGGACGCTGGGTGGTCAGCGCCGCCTGGCAGCGGGCCGACAACGAGGAGGAACGGGCGTGA
- a CDS encoding CGNR zinc finger domain-containing protein: MPVPFESRTALEVARVLGNSEIAGRALDTPAQLDVLLAPWPYSGRRDHDAAEARAVAGLRHQLITLWDAERDATADLANAILVTHGTAPQLVRHDGTDWHLHAVAPDQPLAARIAVETAMAFVDLVRAGETDRCRRCADQTCLHLFFDESRNRSRRFCSTQCQARVNVAAYRARRT; this comes from the coding sequence GTGCCAGTGCCTTTCGAGTCGCGGACAGCTCTCGAGGTCGCCCGCGTCCTGGGCAACAGCGAGATTGCCGGACGGGCGCTGGACACCCCAGCGCAACTCGATGTGCTGCTCGCTCCGTGGCCGTACTCGGGGCGTCGCGACCACGATGCGGCGGAGGCGCGCGCGGTCGCCGGTCTGCGCCACCAGTTGATCACGCTCTGGGATGCCGAGCGCGATGCGACCGCCGACCTGGCCAATGCGATCCTGGTCACCCACGGGACCGCACCCCAACTGGTACGCCACGACGGCACCGACTGGCATCTCCACGCCGTGGCGCCCGACCAGCCGCTGGCTGCCCGGATCGCCGTTGAAACGGCGATGGCGTTCGTGGATCTCGTCCGGGCGGGTGAAACCGACCGCTGCCGCCGATGCGCGGACCAGACCTGTCTGCATCTGTTCTTCGACGAGTCCAGGAACCGGTCCCGCCGGTTCTGCTCGACCCAGTGCCAGGCGCGGGTCAACGTCGCCGCCTATCGGGCCCGCCGGACCTAG
- a CDS encoding response regulator transcription factor, with product MTGEMRRDVSVIVADDQDIVRDGLVTVLSLVDGIHVAGSASNGQEACELVEATHPDVVLMDLRMPVMDGVAATARILAEHPGTGVLVLTTFDDDASIAGALRAGARGYLTKDASREDIATAIRSVARGHATFDPQVSARLVSGLRPLQQVPEDSSALADLTPREREVLALIGDGLNNTEIADRLFISAATVKTHINNLFSKLGLRDRAQAVRFANDLR from the coding sequence GTGACAGGGGAAATGAGACGGGACGTGTCGGTGATCGTCGCCGACGACCAGGACATCGTCCGTGACGGCCTGGTGACCGTACTGTCCCTGGTGGACGGCATCCACGTCGCCGGGTCAGCGAGCAACGGCCAGGAGGCGTGCGAGCTGGTCGAGGCCACCCATCCCGACGTCGTGCTGATGGATCTGCGGATGCCGGTGATGGACGGAGTGGCGGCAACGGCCAGGATCCTGGCTGAGCATCCCGGGACCGGTGTGCTGGTGCTGACCACCTTCGACGACGACGCATCGATCGCCGGCGCGCTGCGGGCCGGAGCCCGCGGCTATCTGACCAAGGACGCGTCGCGGGAGGATATCGCCACGGCGATCCGTTCGGTCGCCCGCGGTCACGCGACCTTCGATCCTCAGGTCTCGGCCCGGCTGGTCTCCGGCCTGCGGCCACTCCAGCAGGTGCCCGAGGACTCTTCGGCACTGGCCGACCTCACGCCGCGTGAGCGGGAGGTCCTGGCGCTGATCGGCGACGGTCTGAACAACACCGAGATCGCCGACCGGCTCTTCATCAGCGCCGCGACGGTCAAGACCCACATCAACAACCTGTTCAGCAAGCTCGGTCTGCGTGACCGTGCCCAGGCCGTACGGTTCGCCAACGACCTGCGCTGA
- the coaE gene encoding dephospho-CoA kinase, translating to MARFRIGLTGGIASGKTTVGQILADCGAVIIDSDLLAREAVEPGTDGLAQIVRRFGDRVISDGRLDRAELGRIIFADARARRDLEAIIHPAVRRRAAELETAAGPDAVVVQMIPLLVETGQQDRFDAVIVVDVPEHLQRERLMARNRLSAEEADARIAAQATRDQRNAAATVVIDNSSPDREDLRQRVEAVYRELIGETPHQLGSCCCD from the coding sequence ATGGCGCGCTTCCGGATCGGTCTGACAGGGGGGATCGCGTCCGGGAAGACGACGGTCGGACAGATTCTGGCCGACTGCGGAGCGGTGATCATCGATTCCGATCTGCTCGCCCGGGAGGCGGTCGAACCCGGGACCGACGGCCTGGCGCAGATCGTCCGGCGGTTCGGGGACCGGGTGATCTCCGACGGTCGGTTGGACCGGGCCGAACTCGGGCGCATCATCTTCGCCGATGCCCGAGCCCGGCGCGATCTCGAGGCGATCATCCATCCCGCGGTCCGGCGCCGGGCAGCCGAACTCGAGACGGCCGCCGGTCCGGATGCCGTCGTCGTCCAGATGATCCCTCTGCTGGTCGAGACCGGTCAGCAGGACCGGTTCGATGCGGTCATCGTTGTCGACGTTCCCGAACACCTGCAGCGGGAACGGTTGATGGCCCGCAACCGGCTGTCCGCCGAGGAGGCGGACGCCCGGATCGCGGCCCAGGCGACCCGCGACCAGCGCAACGCGGCGGCGACCGTGGTGATCGACAACAGCAGCCCCGACCGGGAAGACCTGCGGCAGCGGGTCGAAGCGGTCTATCGCGAGCTCATCGGCGAGACTCCACACCAGCTGGGAAGTTGCTGCTGCGACTGA
- a CDS encoding helix-turn-helix transcriptional regulator has protein sequence MGVPVAADLLPGLRAARDLMDREYARDLSLDEVAGVAGLSKYHFLRCFAATYGQTPRQYLTRRRIERAQDLLRATNLTVTEVCHLVGYESLGSFSSRFAELVGVGPSAYQAGYARTGAPMIPGCFLLMIGLQDRYGSAISEKP, from the coding sequence ATGGGCGTACCGGTTGCGGCCGATCTCCTACCCGGACTTCGCGCCGCTCGCGACCTGATGGACCGCGAGTACGCCCGCGATCTGAGCCTTGACGAAGTCGCCGGCGTCGCCGGGTTGTCGAAGTATCACTTCCTGCGATGCTTCGCGGCGACCTACGGGCAGACTCCCAGGCAGTACCTCACCCGGCGGCGGATCGAACGGGCCCAGGACCTGCTTCGGGCGACGAACCTCACCGTGACCGAGGTCTGCCATCTCGTCGGCTACGAAAGTCTCGGTTCGTTCAGCAGTCGGTTCGCCGAACTGGTCGGCGTCGGTCCGTCGGCCTACCAGGCCGGATATGCCCGCACCGGCGCACCGATGATCCCCGGCTGCTTCCTGCTGATGATCGGCCTCCAGGACCGGTACGGCTCCGCAATTTCCGAGAAGCCCTGA
- the polA gene encoding DNA polymerase I — MPTQTQAVRAAARKAAAKKATAPAPEPTGPRLLLIDGHSVAYRAFFALPVENFSTKTGQHTNAVFGFTSMLINVLRDERPTHVGVAFDVSRQTFRTEAYAEYKANRSKSPDEFKGQVALIREVLDALNIRYVEKDGYEADDIIGTLAKQAEDQGMEVLICSGDRDSFQLVDERVTVLYPRKGVSDLARMTPETVLEKYLVTPARYPELAALVGESSDNLPGIPGVGPKTAAKWLETYDGLENVIIHAGEIKGKAGDAFRERIADVQLNRQINALVCDLELPIGVDELERQDWDREAVHQLFDGLEFRVLRDRLLESLPQHDAEPEGGFDLAGELLELGRLREWLAEHAGVGRVGMAPIGHWGSGTGDITAVALAAGDGAAAYVSTTDFTPDDEQAFAEWLSDPQRQKVIHDAKGPLLALWERGWELHGLVSDTQLAAYLVRPDQRTYQLDDLTVRYLKRELKIDVAELEVSGDDQDQLALEFESDDDHQGIADAAMVQARAVVDLAAALDSEIDDHGGTKLLQEVELPLQRTLARMERTGVAIDVDHLEALESEFGSVVEEAAQDAYSVLGKEINLGSPKQLQAVLFDELGMPKTRRTRTGYTTDADALQGLFVKTEHPFLAHLLKHRDAIRLKQTVEGLLSAISDDGRIHTTYMQTIAATGRLSSTDPNLQNIPIRTEAGRRIREAFVVGSDYQALLSADYSQIEMRIMADQSKDSGLIEAFNSGVDFHTVTASRVFGVAADDVTPAQRAKIKAMNYGLAYGLSAYGLSQQLGIEVSDAKGLMDEYFERFGGVRDYLRSLVDDARRTEYTETILGRRRYLPDLMSDNRQRREMAERMALNAPIQGSAADIIKIAMLDAERAIDQAGMKSRMLLQVHDELIFEIAPGERDALESLVRDKMGHAVELAVPLDVSVGIGRSWFDAAH, encoded by the coding sequence GTGCCGACGCAGACCCAAGCCGTACGAGCCGCCGCCCGGAAGGCCGCAGCAAAGAAAGCGACCGCGCCCGCACCGGAACCGACCGGTCCCCGGTTGCTGCTGATCGACGGGCATTCCGTGGCATACCGGGCTTTCTTCGCGCTGCCGGTGGAGAACTTCTCGACCAAGACGGGCCAGCACACCAACGCCGTGTTCGGCTTCACCTCGATGTTGATCAACGTGCTGCGCGACGAGCGACCGACCCACGTCGGAGTCGCCTTCGACGTCAGCCGGCAGACGTTCCGGACCGAGGCGTACGCCGAGTACAAGGCCAACCGGTCCAAGTCGCCGGACGAGTTCAAGGGCCAGGTCGCGCTGATCCGGGAGGTGTTGGACGCGCTCAACATCCGCTACGTCGAGAAGGACGGCTACGAGGCCGACGACATCATCGGCACCCTGGCCAAACAGGCCGAGGACCAGGGCATGGAGGTGCTGATCTGCAGCGGTGACCGGGACTCCTTCCAACTGGTCGACGAGCGGGTCACCGTGCTCTATCCGCGCAAGGGCGTCTCCGATCTTGCCAGGATGACGCCGGAGACGGTGCTGGAGAAATACCTGGTGACCCCTGCCCGGTATCCGGAACTGGCGGCACTGGTGGGGGAGTCCAGTGACAACCTCCCGGGCATCCCCGGAGTCGGTCCGAAGACCGCGGCCAAGTGGCTGGAGACCTACGACGGCCTGGAGAATGTGATCATCCACGCCGGTGAGATCAAGGGCAAGGCCGGTGACGCGTTCCGGGAGCGGATCGCCGACGTCCAGCTGAACCGGCAGATCAACGCCCTCGTCTGCGACCTGGAGCTGCCCATCGGGGTCGACGAGCTGGAGCGCCAGGACTGGGACAGGGAGGCGGTGCACCAGCTCTTCGACGGGCTGGAGTTCCGGGTCCTGCGGGACCGGCTGCTGGAGTCGCTGCCCCAGCACGACGCAGAGCCCGAGGGCGGCTTCGACCTGGCAGGTGAACTGCTCGAGCTGGGGCGGCTCCGCGAGTGGTTGGCAGAGCACGCCGGTGTCGGACGGGTCGGCATGGCGCCGATCGGACACTGGGGTTCGGGTACCGGCGACATCACCGCGGTCGCACTGGCCGCGGGCGACGGTGCGGCGGCCTACGTCTCGACCACCGACTTCACCCCCGACGACGAACAAGCCTTCGCCGAATGGCTGTCCGATCCGCAGCGGCAGAAGGTGATCCACGACGCCAAGGGTCCGCTGCTGGCCCTGTGGGAGCGTGGCTGGGAACTGCATGGACTGGTCTCCGACACCCAGTTGGCCGCCTACCTGGTACGCCCGGACCAGCGCACCTACCAGCTGGACGATCTCACCGTCCGCTATCTGAAGCGCGAGCTGAAGATCGACGTCGCCGAGCTCGAGGTGTCCGGGGACGATCAGGACCAGCTGGCGTTGGAGTTCGAATCCGACGATGATCATCAGGGCATCGCCGATGCGGCGATGGTGCAGGCCCGCGCCGTGGTCGATCTTGCCGCCGCTCTGGACTCCGAGATCGATGATCATGGAGGCACCAAGTTGTTGCAGGAGGTCGAGCTGCCGCTGCAACGGACCCTGGCCCGGATGGAGCGGACCGGCGTGGCGATCGACGTCGATCACCTGGAGGCGCTGGAGTCGGAGTTCGGTTCGGTCGTCGAGGAGGCGGCACAGGACGCGTACTCGGTGCTCGGCAAGGAGATCAACCTGGGCTCGCCCAAGCAGCTGCAGGCGGTGCTCTTCGATGAACTCGGGATGCCCAAGACCCGGCGCACCCGGACCGGTTACACCACCGACGCCGATGCGCTGCAAGGTCTCTTCGTCAAGACCGAACACCCGTTCCTGGCCCACCTGCTCAAGCACCGGGACGCGATCCGGCTGAAGCAGACCGTCGAGGGCCTGCTGTCGGCGATCTCCGACGACGGCCGGATCCACACCACCTACATGCAGACGATCGCTGCGACCGGCCGGTTGTCCAGCACCGACCCGAATCTCCAGAACATCCCGATCCGCACCGAGGCGGGCCGGCGGATCCGTGAGGCGTTCGTCGTCGGCAGCGATTACCAGGCGCTGCTGAGCGCCGATTACAGCCAGATCGAGATGCGGATCATGGCCGACCAGTCCAAGGACTCCGGACTGATCGAGGCGTTCAACTCCGGCGTCGACTTCCACACGGTGACCGCGTCGCGGGTGTTCGGGGTGGCTGCCGATGACGTGACACCGGCGCAGCGGGCCAAGATCAAGGCGATGAACTACGGCCTCGCCTACGGGCTGAGCGCGTACGGCCTGAGCCAGCAGTTGGGCATCGAGGTGTCCGATGCCAAGGGGCTGATGGACGAGTACTTCGAACGCTTCGGTGGAGTCCGCGACTATCTGCGCTCGCTGGTCGACGATGCCCGCCGCACCGAGTACACCGAGACGATCCTCGGCCGGCGGCGATACCTGCCCGATCTGATGAGCGACAACCGTCAGCGCCGCGAGATGGCGGAGCGGATGGCGCTCAACGCGCCGATCCAGGGATCGGCGGCCGACATCATCAAGATCGCGATGCTGGACGCCGAACGGGCCATCGACCAGGCCGGGATGAAGTCGAGGATGCTGCTCCAGGTGCACGACGAGTTGATCTTCGAGATCGCGCCGGGGGAACGGGACGCTCTGGAGTCGCTGGTGCGCGACAAGATGGGGCATGCGGTGGAACTCGCCGTTCCGCTGGACGTGTCGGTCGGCATCGGCCGGTCCTGGTTCGACGCAGCGCACTGA